The following are encoded in a window of Candidatus Gastranaerophilales bacterium genomic DNA:
- a CDS encoding ATP-binding protein, producing MKSKSNLFNLSNQNKIIIAGWCLSSLLIFAIAWFMIDKTQQTISESYQNFGLVLSRTLATESTDLIKGLPPEDKKYKLEFYSEKLMHDNKDIEYIIYKNNESEVLYQFGSKPQKEDKNAFSINVPMYLNENIVGSVEIGFTGSSMTGISKTTRNSMIIIFTVIWLLSMLAVLINTLLITRQISLLSKGVKKISSGEFGYKLEGKDLWGEIKLLFDEFNHMSTKLRKYEEENIEELAYEKNKLESVLMSIVNGVVVCDNYDNVILINNAGLSVLKVKPEEILNKKIQSYCDINGNFAFEQHISEFKNTPREEIEQEPLVFQANIEEKIYQTSISPIFTPHEDYLGYVIVLHDITKEAQIDKLKNNFISNVSHELRTPVTVLRSYIDTLCNYGNDFDEKTKHEFLQIMNQEAKRLNNMVNDILDFSRLESPNVKIEKQLLDLKPIVELTVASINVIASEKNIKFSVITEPDLPKVYMNPDSIERSLKNLLSNAIKYSPEDSRVKIRIEIDNTGQYLECTIEDSGIGIPSEHLDKVFDRFYRVETEAHTIKGTGLGLHLVKLNIEKHHGGQVFVESKAGTGSKFGFRLPLNTVDSADNNTREVTESETETDTIIQQ from the coding sequence GTGAAGAGTAAAAGCAATTTGTTTAATTTAAGCAACCAAAACAAGATAATTATCGCAGGCTGGTGCCTCAGCTCTTTGCTGATTTTCGCCATAGCATGGTTTATGATAGACAAAACCCAGCAAACAATTTCCGAAAGCTATCAGAATTTCGGGCTTGTACTTTCGAGGACTTTAGCAACAGAAAGCACCGACCTTATCAAAGGTCTTCCTCCTGAAGATAAAAAATATAAGCTTGAATTTTACAGCGAAAAATTAATGCATGACAATAAGGACATTGAATACATTATTTATAAAAATAATGAATCGGAAGTATTGTATCAATTCGGCAGCAAACCTCAAAAAGAAGACAAAAACGCTTTTTCCATCAATGTTCCTATGTATCTTAACGAAAATATAGTAGGTTCCGTAGAAATAGGTTTTACCGGTTCTTCAATGACCGGTATTTCCAAAACAACACGCAACTCAATGATAATTATCTTTACCGTAATTTGGCTTTTATCAATGCTTGCCGTATTAATTAATACTTTGCTCATAACAAGACAAATTTCACTGCTGTCTAAAGGCGTAAAGAAAATCTCAAGCGGAGAATTCGGCTACAAACTGGAAGGAAAAGACCTTTGGGGTGAAATCAAATTGCTGTTTGATGAATTTAACCACATGTCAACCAAACTCCGTAAATATGAAGAAGAAAATATAGAAGAGCTGGCTTATGAAAAAAATAAGCTTGAATCCGTCTTAATGAGTATTGTAAACGGCGTTGTAGTTTGTGATAACTACGATAACGTAATTCTGATAAACAATGCGGGGCTTTCTGTTTTGAAAGTTAAACCCGAAGAAATCCTAAACAAAAAAATCCAGTCTTATTGTGATATTAACGGCAATTTTGCCTTTGAGCAGCATATTTCGGAGTTTAAAAATACCCCCCGTGAAGAAATAGAGCAGGAACCATTGGTATTTCAGGCAAATATTGAAGAAAAAATATACCAGACTTCAATTTCACCTATATTTACCCCTCATGAGGATTATCTGGGTTACGTAATCGTATTGCATGATATAACTAAAGAAGCGCAAATAGATAAATTAAAAAATAACTTTATATCAAACGTCAGCCATGAGCTTCGCACTCCCGTAACTGTTCTGAGAAGCTATATAGATACATTATGCAACTACGGTAATGATTTTGACGAAAAAACAAAACATGAGTTCCTGCAAATTATGAATCAGGAAGCTAAAAGGCTTAATAATATGGTAAATGATATCCTTGACTTCTCGCGACTGGAATCTCCTAACGTTAAGATAGAAAAACAATTACTCGATTTAAAGCCTATTGTAGAATTAACTGTAGCCTCTATTAACGTTATAGCAAGCGAAAAGAATATAAAATTCTCTGTAATTACAGAGCCTGACTTGCCAAAGGTTTATATGAACCCTGACAGTATAGAAAGATCTCTTAAAAACCTTTTAAGCAATGCTATTAAATATTCTCCGGAAGACAGCAGGGTAAAAATCAGAATTGAAATTGACAATACAGGTCAATACCTTGAATGTACAATAGAAGACTCCGGCATTGGCATACCGTCCGAGCATCTTGATAAAGTTTTTGACAGATTTTACAGGGTTGAAACAGAGGCTCATACTATAAAAGGAACGGGTTTAGGACTTCATCTTGTAAAGCTTAATATTGAGAAACATCACGGCGGACAAGTATTTGTTGAAAGCAAAGCCGGAACCGGCAGCAAGTTCGGCTTCAGATTACCGCTAAATACTGTTGACAGCGCTGATAATAACACTCGGGAAGTAACTGAATCAGAAACTGAAACAGATACTATAATCCAACAATAA
- a CDS encoding carbonic anhydrase — protein sequence MKKLIFSLILLLFTSSVCIASGMSNLSADEALQKLKEGNIRFQEMHLSHPDLSKERRAELLKGQHPFTAVLTCSDSRVPPELIFDQGLGDIFEIRNAGNVLDKHVIGSIEYAVVHLGVKLVIIMGHEDCGAVTAAVKKAHEGKYIDSFIKSLQPAIKESKKHHGSCTITNTVKENAIIGAEELVKSDRIISHYVKEKGLLVIPAYYHLDDGEVEFLKR from the coding sequence ATGAAAAAGCTAATATTTAGTTTAATACTGTTGTTATTTACCTCATCAGTATGCATAGCCTCCGGAATGTCAAATCTCAGCGCTGATGAAGCGTTACAAAAATTAAAGGAAGGTAATATCAGATTTCAGGAAATGCACCTTTCTCACCCTGATTTGTCAAAAGAAAGACGAGCTGAACTGTTAAAAGGGCAGCATCCGTTTACGGCTGTGTTAACATGCTCTGATTCACGGGTCCCTCCCGAACTTATATTTGACCAGGGATTAGGAGATATTTTTGAAATCCGCAATGCAGGCAATGTATTAGATAAGCACGTTATAGGCAGTATTGAATATGCCGTTGTACATCTGGGTGTAAAGCTTGTAATAATAATGGGGCATGAGGACTGCGGCGCAGTAACTGCCGCCGTTAAGAAAGCCCATGAAGGCAAATATATAGACAGTTTTATTAAATCATTGCAGCCTGCAATAAAAGAGAGTAAAAAACATCACGGCAGCTGTACTATAACTAATACAGTAAAAGAAAATGCCATTATAGGAGCAGAGGAATTAGTAAAATCCGACCGTATTATTTCTCATTATGTTAAAGAAAAAGGCTTACTGGTGATTCCTGCTTATTATCATCTTGATGATGGTGAAGTTGAGTTTTTAAAAAGATAG
- the tgt gene encoding tRNA guanosine(34) transglycosylase Tgt, with protein sequence MMPSEYFNYQLEKTCNSSQARAGTLFTPHGQIKTPVFMPVGTNSSVKTLTNDQIAGTNAQIILSNSFHLFLKPGHKLIESAGGLHKWMNWNKPILTDSGGFQVFSLADIRKIKEDGVTFKDPKSGTSHYINPEISMEIQEALGADIIMAFDECAPYPCDYDHAKTAMERTHRWLERCFNAKKRPDVALFPIVQGAFFDDLRTESARVISSFEAPGYAIGGVSVGEPADVKNHIVEITAPLLPENKPRYLMGVGTPQDLLDGVLRGIDMFDCVMPTRIARHGSFFMKKERGIISNKTFENDFRPLAEGCQCYACRNHTRAYIRHLFKSCEATAATLLSIHNIHYLVNLMEEARQAILEDRFSEFYRENKEENTVNIYAK encoded by the coding sequence ATGATGCCATCAGAGTATTTTAACTATCAACTTGAAAAAACCTGCAATAGCTCTCAAGCCAGGGCAGGGACGTTATTTACGCCACACGGACAAATTAAAACGCCTGTATTCATGCCTGTCGGTACAAATTCGAGCGTAAAAACACTCACAAATGACCAGATTGCAGGCACAAATGCCCAAATAATACTGTCTAATTCTTTCCATCTGTTTTTAAAACCGGGACATAAGCTTATAGAATCGGCAGGCGGATTACATAAATGGATGAATTGGAATAAGCCGATTTTGACTGACAGCGGGGGCTTTCAGGTATTCAGCCTTGCTGATATAAGAAAAATAAAAGAAGACGGTGTAACCTTCAAAGACCCTAAGTCAGGAACTTCTCACTACATTAATCCTGAAATTTCCATGGAAATCCAAGAAGCATTGGGCGCGGATATTATTATGGCTTTCGATGAATGCGCTCCGTATCCTTGTGATTATGACCATGCGAAAACAGCAATGGAACGTACGCACAGGTGGCTTGAGCGTTGTTTTAACGCAAAAAAAAGACCGGATGTGGCGTTATTTCCTATTGTACAAGGTGCATTTTTCGATGATTTAAGAACAGAAAGCGCAAGGGTTATTTCCTCTTTTGAAGCTCCCGGCTACGCTATAGGCGGGGTAAGCGTAGGTGAACCCGCTGACGTTAAAAACCATATTGTTGAAATCACAGCCCCTCTCCTGCCGGAAAATAAACCAAGATACCTTATGGGAGTGGGTACTCCTCAGGATTTATTAGACGGGGTGCTAAGAGGGATAGACATGTTTGACTGCGTTATGCCGACAAGAATAGCCAGGCATGGCAGCTTCTTTATGAAAAAAGAAAGGGGCATCATTTCAAACAAAACATTTGAAAATGATTTTCGCCCTCTCGCAGAAGGCTGTCAATGTTATGCTTGCCGTAACCACACGAGAGCTTATATAAGACACCTATTTAAGTCCTGCGAAGCAACTGCCGCTACTCTTTTATCAATACATAACATACACTACCTCGTTAATTTAATGGAAGAAGCAAGACAGGCAATACTTGAGGACAGATTTTCAGAATTTTACAGGGAAAACAAGGAGGAAAATACAGTTAATATCTATGCAAAATAA
- the ndk gene encoding nucleoside-diphosphate kinase — MTRIKMQRTFVALKPDAVQRGLIGEIIARFEKKGLKIVALKMVHPNLELAEAHYAEHKGKDFYPSLIKFITEGPIVAMVLEGIHAIAEARKMMGATDPQNSAPGTIRADYAQVKESNIVHGSDSEESAQREINLYFKPEELCMGREIISEYYIKKYAKV, encoded by the coding sequence ATGACAAGGATTAAAATGCAAAGAACCTTTGTAGCTCTTAAGCCTGATGCCGTACAAAGAGGCCTCATCGGAGAAATCATTGCAAGATTTGAAAAAAAAGGTTTAAAAATTGTTGCGTTAAAAATGGTTCATCCGAATTTAGAGTTAGCTGAAGCTCATTATGCAGAACATAAAGGAAAAGATTTCTATCCTTCTTTAATAAAATTCATAACGGAAGGTCCGATTGTAGCGATGGTACTTGAAGGTATACATGCTATAGCAGAAGCAAGGAAAATGATGGGGGCAACCGACCCGCAGAATTCAGCGCCGGGAACAATAAGAGCGGATTACGCACAAGTTAAAGAAAGCAACATTGTCCATGGTTCAGACTCGGAAGAAAGCGCTCAAAGAGAAATCAATCTATATTTCAAGCCTGAAGAACTCTGCATGGGACGTGAAATTATCAGTGAATATTACATAAAGAAATACGCAAAAGTATAA
- the acpS gene encoding holo-ACP synthase → MKIYLGTDILEISRIKDAIDNYGAKFLEKIFTDNEIKFCSSNTYKQAERFAVRFAIKEAVSKALKAGINKLGWDKGINWKDVETIKLSNGEISVVLYGKALGLAKQFGITTWELSASHSKYQATAAIIGYTDG, encoded by the coding sequence ATGAAAATATACCTTGGTACTGATATACTTGAAATCTCAAGAATTAAAGATGCCATAGATAATTATGGTGCTAAATTTTTAGAGAAAATATTTACCGATAATGAAATAAAGTTCTGTAGTTCTAATACTTATAAACAGGCAGAGCGTTTTGCGGTTCGTTTTGCCATTAAAGAGGCTGTATCTAAGGCGCTTAAAGCCGGAATTAACAAGTTAGGCTGGGATAAAGGTATTAACTGGAAAGATGTCGAAACCATAAAACTGTCCAACGGAGAGATTTCGGTTGTATTGTACGGAAAGGCACTTGGGCTTGCAAAGCAGTTTGGAATAACAACATGGGAGCTAAGCGCTTCACATTCTAAATATCAGGCAACAGCAGCAATAATAGGTTATACCGATGGTTAG